From the Kallotenue papyrolyticum genome, the window GCCGAGGAGTCGTACTGGCCGCCGAACGAGGAACCCAGCGACATGTTGACCACATCTAGATGGTCGCTGAAATCGCCATCCCCGTTGGGATCGACCGCCCACTCGAGCGCCGCATCGGTCACATCGGTCGAACCATCGCAGCCAAAGACCTTGAGCGCGTACAACAGCGCACGCGGTGCAACGCCGGGACCGATGCGGAAGGCGCTGTAGTCAATACTGCTGTTGTACGGGCCGGTGTAGGTCGAACCATCCTCATTGACGCCAAAGCCGGCCGCGGTACCGGCGACATGCGTGCCATGGCCGTTGCAGTCCAGCGGATCCGGATCGGGCTGAGGCGTTGCTTTGTCAGGATCGTCGGCGTCGTAGTCGTCGCCAACGAAATCATAGCCGCCGACGACCTTGGCGGTGGGGAAGCTGCCCGGCTCGACCACGGTCGGGTTGTTGCTCTGATAGCCTGTGCCCGCTCCGCCGAAGTCGGTGTGTAGGTAGTCAATACCGGTATCGATGATGCCGATTTTAATGCCACGACCATCGTTCAGCTCGCCGCCGCCGAGATCGTCATTCCACAGGTGATCGGCCTCAATAAAGGGTACGCTGGTCGAGTTGTCGAGCTGTTTGGTGATCAAGGGGTGGATCGCTTTTACGCCACTGATCCGCGCAATGGCATCCAGCTGCTGTCCATCAATAATGGCAGCGATGCCGTTATACACGCGCTGCGTACGGTATAGGACCTGGGCGCGAATGCCTTGCCGTTGTATTTCGCGAAGCACCTGTTGCTGCGCCTGGTCAATGCGCTGGATCTGCTGTTGTGCGAGCGCAATGGCCTGAGTTGCCGCGCTGACGGCGCTGGTGGCATACACCTGCGTTGCCGGTGCGTCACTCAGCTCGATCACAACCTTCGTCGGACCCTGGCGTGATAGGTTGCGGTCAATGGGTGCAAATGGCCCATCCTCGGAGTCCAGTTGGGGGCGTTGTGGTTGACGTAATGGATTGACGGTCCGTTCCTGGGCGATTAGCCCTCCCTGGATCGACAATGCGATGGTGATCGCCAGGAAGGCTAACAGGGCCGAGAGTCGCGTTCGCATGGATATCCCCTTACTTCCTGCTTGGCAAGATACCGAGACGAACTGCCATACTCTTACACCGATCAGCGTGAGGCCAAAGACGAGAACCTACTTATATAGGCTTTTTTTATCCCTTTGTTTAGGGAGCAACCCCAGCAAGGTGGAACCATACTCCTTGATGGAGGTTGGCTGCGTAGATCAACAGCGCCTACACATTAGCATGGTTCTCTGGGGCGCGTGCTAGTCTTCACCTCCCTTCCCCTGCGGTGTGCTGCTCCAGCGCAGCGTTACATTGTTGTTGGCACGTCGGCTGTGGCAAGATGGACCGCCGTGGTCTCAGCGGGTTCTATGATATGCGCACATGGTGATAGCTGTCAACAGCATCAAACGCGGAATTAAGCCAGAGATGCCTGTCGGTACACCGCCAGCGTCGCCGCCGCTGCGCGCGGCCAGCTGAAGCGCGCAGCCTGGGCTAATCCGGCGGCGCGCAGCCGCGCCCGCACCGCTGCGTCCCACCAGACGCGCCGCCAGGTTTCCGCCCAGGCGGCAACGTCCAAGGGAGGCAGAAGCAGGCCCGCGGTGCCTGCCACTTCGGGCAGACTGGCGGCGTCGGCGGCGATCACCGGCGCGCCGCACTGCATGGCCTCCAGGATCGGCAGGCCAAAGCCGCTGTACAGTTCGGGATGCAGATAGACGCGGCAGGCGTTGTAGAGCCAGACCAGGTCTTCACTGCTGACGCCGCCGATGAAGCGCACCTGCTCGTCTAGGCGCAGCTCGCGAACCAGTGCGAAGACTGGTGCATCGAGCCAGCCGCGCGGTCCGGCGACCACCAGCGTGGGTGCCTCGCCTGGTGCGTGCGCCATCCAGTGGTGGAGCGCGCGGAGTAGCGTCGGCAGGTTTTTGCGCGGCTCGATCGTGCCGACAAACAGCGCAAAGTCATCGGCGCGCAGGAGGTGGCCGTTGATGCAGCGCTGCGCATCCGGCGGCAGGTTCAGACGGCGAAAGTGCGGCGCGGCGGCCTCGGCGATCACGCTGATGCGGGCAGCGTCAACGTCGAGCAGCTCCAGCAGATCACGGCGTGTGCTCTCGGAGACGGCGATGATCGCGGCAGCATGCCGCACGGCGCGGCCGATCTGGTCGTAGTAGCGCCGTGCCGCGTCGTCCAGGATCTCGGGAAAGCGCAGAAAGGCCAGATCGTGCACGGTGATCACTGCCGGTGTTCGCAGGCGAAACAGGGGGATGAAATCCGGAAAGTGAAGCACGTCGGCGCGCAGACCGGCCAGCTCCAGCGGCAGCAGGATCTGTTCCCAGCGATGGTGCGGCGGCGTCCAGACGCGGCGCCGGGCGAGGCGCGCTTCACCGCTGTGCGCCGGCAGCGCTGCGCGACGGTGCTCGATCAGCGTCAGGCGCTCGTCGGGGGCGAGCAGTTCGGCCAGCGCCGCGGCGAGCTGCGCCGTGTACTGCGGAATGCCGCCGGCGCGGTAGGCGCTGAGACGATGGTCGATGGCGATGTGCATGCGCGTCAGATGTGCTCGTCGATCTCGATCACCTGGCCGTCGTAGGCCAGTTGTGCGTAGGGCGGCAGCCGGCGGTTGGTGCTTTCATGGTCCAGATCGTGGGTGATGTGCACAAACCAGGCCCGGCGTGGACGCAGCTCCTCGACGATCGCCAATGCCTGCTCGACCGTGAGATGCAGCGGATGGGGTTGCCAGCGTAGCGCGTTGAGGATCAGCACGTCCAAATCGCGCAGACGCGCCAGTGTCTCTGGCGCGAGGGCGCTGGCATCGGTGATGTAGGCCAGCCGCCCAAAGCGGTAGCCGACGATGGTATGTGGTCCGTGCTGCACCGGAAAGGTTTCGATCTCGATGCTGCCGACGCGGAAGCGCGGCTGAATGAGGCGTGGTTCCAGTTGGGGCCGCGTCGAAAGCGATGGCGCGGGATCGAAGGCATAGTCGAAGACGTGCTGGACGCGCGCCAGCGTTGCCGCATCGCCGTAGATCGGCAGCGGCGCCGTGCGCATGGTCACCGGGCGTAGATCATCGATGCCGCCGATGTGGTCGGTGTGGGCGTGCGTCAACAGCACCGCGTCCAGGTGCGTCACGCGCTGACGCAGGAGCTGATGGCGCAGGTCCGGCCCGGCATCGATCAGCAGGCTGGTCTCGCCGTGGCACAGCCAGGCCGAGGTGCGTAGCCGCTGATTGCGCGGATCGCTGGAGGTACAGACGGTGCAGGTGCAGCCGAGCACGGGCACGCCCATCGAGGTGCCGCTGCCGAGAATGGTGAGTCGCATAGCCTCCGTCCCCAAAAGCATGCCTGCGGGTAGGAGTGTAGCACAGATCGCGGGCCAGAGGGAGCCGACTACAATGGAGCCGCCCCCCGCACGGCAGAAGCGCAGACGGAGGCGAGCATGACGGTGCTGAACAGTGTGCGCATACGCTGGGCGCTGACCGCGCTGGTGCTGGCGCTGATGGTCCTGGTTGTGCTACGATCGCTGCCGCGGCAGCGCGACGATGCCACGCGGCTGATCATCGCCACGCCGCAGGCTGCTGTGGTGGACACAGCGTCGCAGCCGGCGGCCAGCCCCGCGCCCATGGCCACGCTGGTGGTGGACGTGATCGGCGCGGTGCAGCGTCCTGGCGTGTATGCGCTCACGCCTGGCGCGCGGGTGGTGGATGCGGTCAACGCCGCGGGCGGACTGGCACCCGACGCTGACCGCGAGCGCATCAACCTGGCCCAGCCTGTGGCTGATGGCGAGCAGATCCGTGTGCCGCGCATCGGCGACGCGCTCCAGGCGGCGGAGGCGCCGGCGGGCAGCAGTTCCGGCACAGCTGCGGGCCTCGGGCTGATCGATCTCAACCGCGCCGATGCAGCCACGCTGGAGCGGCTGCCGGGCATCGGTCCGGCGACGGCGCAGGCGATCATCGCCTACCGCGCCGAACATGGACGCTTCGCCAGCATCGAGGAGCTGGACAACGTCAGCGGGATCGGCCCCAGCACGATCGAGCGCGTGCGACCGTATCTCACGGTGGGGCCGTAGCGTGGTCGGCAAGTCGGTTGCGGCTTGCGGCCACAGCCAGAGCTTATGCGACGCACCAAGATTGTTGCAACCCTGGGACCGGCCTGTGATAGCGAGGAACGGCTGCGCCAGTTGATCGAGGCCGGTATGGACGTGGCGCGCCTCAATTTTTCGCACGGCTCGCACGCAGAGCACGCCGAACGCATCCGCCGCGTGCGCCGCGCTGCCGAGGCGTTGGGCAAGCCCGTGGCGCTGCTGCTCGATCTGCAGGGACCCAAGATCCGCACCGGTCCGCTCAAGGGCGGCATGCCCGTGCTGTTGCAGACCGGCGCAACTTTCACCATCACCACCACGCCGATCGAGGGCGACGCGCGGCGCGTCTCAACCACCTATACCGGCCTGCCCGCCGACGTACAGCCCGGCGATCGCATCCTGCTCTCGGATGGCACGATCGAGTTGCAGGTCACCGCCGTACGCGACAACGAAGTGGTGACGCAGGTGGTGCAGGGCGGCTCACTGCGCGAGCATCAGGGCATCAACCTACCCGGCACGGCAGTCAACATCTCGGCGATCACCGACAAGGACCGCGATGATCTGCGCTTCGGCCTGGAGCAGGGCGTCGATTACGTGGCCATGTCGTTTGTGCGCCGCGCCGACGATGTGCGCCAGTTGAAGGAGCTGATCGCTGCGTTAGGCTACGCCACGCCGGTGATCGCCAAGATCGAAAAGCCGCAGGCGCTCGATCAGCTCAATGCGATCATGGCTGTGACCGACGCGGTGATGGTGGCGCGCGGCGATTTGGGCGTGGAGATGCCGCCGGAGCGCGTGCCGCTGGCGCAAAAGGACATCATTCAGGCAGCCATGGAGCACGATGTCGTGGTGATCACCGCCACGCAGATGCTGGAGTCGATGATCAGCAATCCGCGTCCAACGCGCGCCGAGGCCAGCGATGTCGCCAACGCGATCTTCGACGGCACCGATGCGGTGATGCTCAGTGGCGAGACGGCCGTGGGCAAGTTTCCGGTCGAAGCCGTGCGTATGATGCATCGCATCGCGGTGACGACCGAGGCCAGTCCGCGCTACGCCGAACGTATCGAAGACCTGGCGCAGATCGAGCTGCGTCAAATGATGCGGCGCTGGGCTGCGCTGGAGGATCCTGCGCTCAACGAGGTGCTGCCGGCCAGCGTCCCCGAACCGCTGTCGCGCGCCGACTCATCGCGCGCCATCAGTCGCGCCGCGCGTGCGATCGCCCGTTCGCTGGATGTCGCGGCGATCGTGGCCTTCACCCGGTCCGGCTTTACGGCGCGGCTGGTCTCCAAGGATCGGCCGCCGGTGCCGATCTACGGCCTGACGCCCGATCCGGCGGTGGCGCGGCGCATGGCGCTCTTCTGGGGCGTGACACCGCTGATCTGTCCGCCACTGGATCGGTTGGACGACCTGACCGATTATATGTGTCAGGTGCTGTTGCGGCACAACTGCGTGCAGCCCGGCCAGCGCGTGGTGATGACCGGTGGCCATCCGCTGCCGTCGCGCGGGCCGACCAACTTCATTAAAATCGTCAACATCGGCTAGCGCTTGAGGCTCCGTCTGCCTAGAGTTCGCGCGTCGGGCCGCTGGTCGGCGCCTGCCCGGCGCGCGGCAGCGCCTGCCGGGGTTTGGGAAACTCCACGATCACGACTGTGCCGTTATCGCTCAACCATTCGCAGGTGCCCTTGAGGTACGAGCCGACGATGCGGCGCACCACCTGCTGCCCGCTGCGCCGCCCGGCGGTCTCTTGATCGCTGCGCAGGCCGACGCCGCTGTCGCGCACCACAAGTTGGTAGGTGGTCGGCTTCTCGGTCAGGATCACTTCGACGGTGCCGGTGTGGCCCGGCAGAAAGGCGTGGCGGAAGCTGTTGGTGAGCAGCTCGTTGAGCACCATCGCCAGCGGCGAGACCTGCTCCGGCGGGAGCAGCAACGCGTCGCCCGTGACGGTGGTGGTGGCCTGCATGTGTGGATCGTAGAAGGGCTGGATCGTGCGCGCCAAGCGTTCGGCGACGTCGCGGAAGGGCGCGAGCTGATTTTCGTGCGCGGCCAGCACGTCGTGGACGATCGCCATCGAGCGCACACGCGCCGTGGCGCGTTGCAGCACATCCTGGGCCGGGCCCGGATCGCAGCGCGCCAGCTCCATCTCCAGAAAGCCGCTAATCGCCGCCAGGTTGTTGCGCACGCGATGGTTCAGCTCCTGGAGCAGGGCCGCCTTGATCTCGGCGTCATCGCGCGCCTTTT encodes:
- the pyk gene encoding pyruvate kinase yields the protein MRRTKIVATLGPACDSEERLRQLIEAGMDVARLNFSHGSHAEHAERIRRVRRAAEALGKPVALLLDLQGPKIRTGPLKGGMPVLLQTGATFTITTTPIEGDARRVSTTYTGLPADVQPGDRILLSDGTIELQVTAVRDNEVVTQVVQGGSLREHQGINLPGTAVNISAITDKDRDDLRFGLEQGVDYVAMSFVRRADDVRQLKELIAALGYATPVIAKIEKPQALDQLNAIMAVTDAVMVARGDLGVEMPPERVPLAQKDIIQAAMEHDVVVITATQMLESMISNPRPTRAEASDVANAIFDGTDAVMLSGETAVGKFPVEAVRMMHRIAVTTEASPRYAERIEDLAQIELRQMMRRWAALEDPALNEVLPASVPEPLSRADSSRAISRAARAIARSLDVAAIVAFTRSGFTARLVSKDRPPVPIYGLTPDPAVARRMALFWGVTPLICPPLDRLDDLTDYMCQVLLRHNCVQPGQRVVMTGGHPLPSRGPTNFIKIVNIG
- a CDS encoding helix-hairpin-helix domain-containing protein, producing the protein MTVLNSVRIRWALTALVLALMVLVVLRSLPRQRDDATRLIIATPQAAVVDTASQPAASPAPMATLVVDVIGAVQRPGVYALTPGARVVDAVNAAGGLAPDADRERINLAQPVADGEQIRVPRIGDALQAAEAPAGSSSGTAAGLGLIDLNRADAATLERLPGIGPATAQAIIAYRAEHGRFASIEELDNVSGIGPSTIERVRPYLTVGP
- a CDS encoding response regulator, whose translation is MEHMPEQLAMDLPPSPEHPHVILVVEDDPGTGQLLSEFLSSEGYDVRWTSDPEEAIALVEQGVPDCVLLDVMLPPSSGYEVCRRIKAVQGLFTPVILLTGRNSVKDKLRGFEAGGDDYVVKPFINDELLIRVRSMIRIRMMEREQLRLSSELAMMVESNAQLYEKARDDAEIKAALLQELNHRVRNNLAAISGFLEMELARCDPGPAQDVLQRATARVRSMAIVHDVLAAHENQLAPFRDVAERLARTIQPFYDPHMQATTTVTGDALLLPPEQVSPLAMVLNELLTNSFRHAFLPGHTGTVEVILTEKPTTYQLVVRDSGVGLRSDQETAGRRSGQQVVRRIVGSYLKGTCEWLSDNGTVVIVEFPKPRQALPRAGQAPTSGPTREL
- a CDS encoding MBL fold metallo-hydrolase; its protein translation is MRLTILGSGTSMGVPVLGCTCTVCTSSDPRNQRLRTSAWLCHGETSLLIDAGPDLRHQLLRQRVTHLDAVLLTHAHTDHIGGIDDLRPVTMRTAPLPIYGDAATLARVQHVFDYAFDPAPSLSTRPQLEPRLIQPRFRVGSIEIETFPVQHGPHTIVGYRFGRLAYITDASALAPETLARLRDLDVLILNALRWQPHPLHLTVEQALAIVEELRPRRAWFVHITHDLDHESTNRRLPPYAQLAYDGQVIEIDEHI
- a CDS encoding glycosyltransferase family 4 protein, whose translation is MHIAIDHRLSAYRAGGIPQYTAQLAAALAELLAPDERLTLIEHRRAALPAHSGEARLARRRVWTPPHHRWEQILLPLELAGLRADVLHFPDFIPLFRLRTPAVITVHDLAFLRFPEILDDAARRYYDQIGRAVRHAAAIIAVSESTRRDLLELLDVDAARISVIAEAAAPHFRRLNLPPDAQRCINGHLLRADDFALFVGTIEPRKNLPTLLRALHHWMAHAPGEAPTLVVAGPRGWLDAPVFALVRELRLDEQVRFIGGVSSEDLVWLYNACRVYLHPELYSGFGLPILEAMQCGAPVIAADAASLPEVAGTAGLLLPPLDVAAWAETWRRVWWDAAVRARLRAAGLAQAARFSWPRAAAATLAVYRQASLA